Proteins encoded in a region of the Rutidosis leptorrhynchoides isolate AG116_Rl617_1_P2 chromosome 9, CSIRO_AGI_Rlap_v1, whole genome shotgun sequence genome:
- the LOC139868111 gene encoding endo-1,4-beta-xylanase 5-like: MAIFINGYLHPAPRHHHGLVKESILRGFLGLNYPLVCTAAIKRIYSVMRRYPGQVIVWDVIRAEVYNVPLSIGVEGHFSKCNIPYMRSAIDKLATSGLPIWLTEEDVHYGPNQATILEQVIREAHAHPSVNGIVLWSAWDSKGCYRMCLTDNNFRNFPTGDVVDKILREFFGAVIKATTDVRGFYKTSLTHGDYEVTVPDLDI; encoded by the exons ATGGCTATCTTCATCAATGGCTATCTTCATCCAGCACCAAGACATCATCAT GGCTTGGTTAAGGAGAGTATTTTAAGAGGGTTTTTGGGTCTGAATTACCCATTAGTTTGCACAG CAGCCATTAAAAGAATATATTCAGTCATGAGAAGATATCCGGGTCAAGTAATTGTGTGGGATGTT ATTCGGGCAGAGGTTTATAACGTGCCATTATCAATCGGGGTAGAAGGTCACTTCAGTAAATGTAACATACCTTATATGAGATCTGCCATTGATAAACTTGCAACTTCAGGACTGCCTATTTGGTTAACTGAAGAAGATGTTCATTATGGCCCAAATCAG GCAACAATATTGGAGCAAGTTATAAGAGAAGCTCATGCACATCCATCAGTAAATGGGATAGTTTTATGGTCTGCTTGGGATTCAAAAGGTTGTTACCGAATGTGTTTAACCGATAACAATTTCCGTAATTTCCCAACTGGCGACGTTGTGGATAAGATACTTCGCGAGTTTTTTGGTGCAGTTATTAAAGCCACCACTGACGTTCGTGGTTTTTACAAAACTTCGCTAACTCATGGAGATTATGAAGTTACTGTTCCAGATTTAGATATTTAG